In Nymphaea colorata isolate Beijing-Zhang1983 chromosome 13, ASM883128v2, whole genome shotgun sequence, one DNA window encodes the following:
- the LOC116266891 gene encoding CBL-interacting protein kinase 5-like has product MEKGNVLMQKYELGKLLGQGTFAKVYHARNLADGNSVAIKVIDKEKILKVGMIEQIKREIAVMRLVRRPNIVELHEVMATKAKIYFVMEFVRGGELFNKVAKGKLKEDLARRYFQQLISAVDFCHSRGVYHRDLKLENLLLDENGDLKITDFGLSALAECRRNDGLLHTLCGTPAYVAPEVIHKKGYDGAKADIWSCGVILFVLLAGYPPFHDPNLMEMYRKITKGDFKCPQWFPPEVRKLLSKVLDPNPNSRITMARIMENSWFKKGFKPVEIAKKQKQAPCDDIDAAFDSTAADCSSAVEKIQVKPTCLNAFDIISLSPGFDLSGLFEKGNNMKQESRFTTTKPASTIISKLEEIAQAEKFMVKKKDGTVKLRGSKEGRKGQLGIDAEIFEVTPSFYVVEVKKSSGDTLEYQKFCNQDLKPSLKDIVWVWQGEQQPQL; this is encoded by the coding sequence ATGGAGAAGGGCAACGTATTGATGCAAAAGTATGAGCTCGGGAAGCTGCTCGGACAAGGCACGTTTGCAAAGGTATACCATGCTAGGAACCTCGCTGATGGGAACAGTGTTGCCATCAAAGTCATCGACAAGGAAAAGATCCTCAAAGTAGGAATGATCGAGCAAATAAAGCGCGAGATCGCAGTCATGAGGCTGGTGCGACGGCCGAATATAGTCGAGCTCCATGAAGTCATGGCGACCAAGGCCAAGATTTACTTTGTGATGGAATTCGTCAGGGGTGGGGAGCTCTTCAACAAGGTGGCCAAGGGAAAGCTCAAGGAGGATCTGGCAAGGAGGTACTTTCAACAGTTAATCAGTGCAGTAGATTTCTGCCACAGCAGGGGAGTCTATCACAGAGACTTGAAACTAGAGAACCTACTTCTGGACGAGAATGGTGACCTCAAGATTACTGATTTTGGCCTAAGCGCTCTCGCCGAATGCCGGCGCAACGACGGTCTGTTGCATACTTTATGTGGAACACCCGCATACGTCGCGCCGGAGGTTATTCATAAGAAAGGGTATGATGGTGCAAAGGCTGATATCTGGTCGTGTGGTGTTATTCTCTTTGTTCTGCTGGCTGGTTATCCTCCATTTCATGATCCTAATCTCATGGAGATGTACAGAAAGATAACCAAAGGAGACTTCAAATGCCCACAATGGTTTCCTCCTGAGGTTCGCAAGCTTCTTTCTAAGGTTCTTGATCCAAATCCCAACTCGAGAATAACCATGGCTAGGATTATGGAGAATTCCTGGTTTAAGAAGGGGTTCAAGCCTGTTGAAATTGCAAAGAAGCAGAAACAAGCTCCTTGTGATGACATTGATGCTGCCTTTGATTCCACAGCTGCTGATTGCAGTAGTGCAGTTGAGAAGATTCAAGTGAAACCAACTTGTTTGAATGCGTTTGACATCATTTCTTTGTCTCCAGGATTCGATCTCTCGGGCCTGTTTGAGAAAGGAAACAATATGAAGCAAGAATCTAGGTTCACAACCACCAAGCCAGCTTCTACCATCATCTCAAAGCTTGAGGAGATTGCGCAGGCAGAGAAGTTCATGgtaaagaagaaggatggaacTGTCAAACTGCGGGGCAGcaaagaaggaaggaaaggtCAGTTAGGAATTGATGCAGAGATCTTTGAAGTAACGCCTTCATTTTATGTCGTAGAGGTAAAGAAATCATCAGGAGATACGTTGGAATACCAGAAATTCTGCAATCAGGACCTCAAGCCTTCTCTGAAGGACATAGTTTGGGTGTGGCAGGGTGAACAGCAGCCACAGCTATAA
- the LOC116267208 gene encoding protein DOG1-like 1, producing the protein MSIDDRTLCVDYHAWISQQQADLHELRSAINPSFPDDQTLVGLITKSLSHYHDYIVKRAEGAKADAPALFAPKWNSTFENAHLWLGGCRPTQYFRLLYAICGHEVESRLQEHLEGLRIGALGELSCEQLTRVSEFQCRTVAEEDRLTKKMVRLQEEVSDQPMALVASEKVDISESDLDSLIDRHARSLGHVMVEADMLRFNALKELVEQILTPRQAVDFLIAAKQLHSRIHEWGMRRDHQRGRE; encoded by the coding sequence ATGTCAATAGACGATCGGACCTTATGTGTTGATTACCATGCTTGGATTTCTCAGCAACAAGCAGACCTCCATGAGCTCCGTTCCGCCATAAACCCATCGTTCCCAGACGACCAAACCCTGGTCGGCCTCATCACCAAGTCCCTCTCGCACTACCACGACTACATAGTCAAAAGGGCGGAGGGGGCCAAGGCGGACGCCCCAGCTCTTTTTGCTCCCAAATGGAACAGCACCTTCGAGAATGCGCACCTCTGGCTCGGCGGATGCCGGCCCACGCAGTATTTCCGGTTGCTTTATGCCATCTGCGGCCACGAAGTCGAGTCACGTCTGCAGGAACACCTGGAGGGGCTGAGAATCGGTGCGCTCGGGGAGCTCAGCTGCGAACAGTTGACCCGGGTGAGTGAGTTCCAGTGCAGGACTGTGGCCGAGGAAGACAGGCTGACCAAGAAGATGGTCAGGTTGCAGGAAGAAGTTTCCGACCAGCCCATGGCTTTGGTGGCGAGCGAGAAGGTGGATATCTCTGAGAGCGATCTTGATTCCCTGATCGATAGGCATGCGAGGTCTCTGGGCCACGTAATGGTGGAGGCAGACATGCTGAGGTTCAACGCATTGAAGGAGCTGGTGGAGCAGATCTTGACCCCTCGTCAGGCTGTCGACTTCCTCATTGCTGCCAAGCAACTTCACTCTCGTATTCACGAGTGGGGCATGAGGAGAGATCATCAGCGCGGAAGAGAGTga
- the LOC116266832 gene encoding protein MALE DISCOVERER 2-like: protein MSSQWDLYGFPLSWIFLVVFIFHLKIELCYSLNPEGAALLEFRARVDSDPYGVFSNWNPKDNSPCMWSGVHCRDGKVEKLDLSEFALGGILAPEIGKLSNLRSLILYRNNFSGVIPKEIHTLTKLELLDLRHNNLDGQIPAEFRNLLSMKHVLLCNNNFEDGLLPELRNLCIRLVVQSSQGFLGSSESYAQRHVEHLLVSVGRKLLADKDLISSSGGTNGKSGGGPTTKPPSGSPFGAKILPSPSSTPPVSPSPPPSSSPRTPPIAEPASPSTASPSTTSKGPQVKWIYAIIVASAVAVVMVASIALLFMCRSRGVAAIGPFKTGLSGQLQKAFVTGAPKLNRPEVQAACEDFSNIIGTLADCTIYKGTLSSGVEIAVTCPTATYSKDWSRCSEFYFRKKIDTLSRLNHKNFVNLLGYCIDEQPFTRIMVFEYAPNGTLYEHLHVKEAEALDWSTRMRIVMGVAYCLQFMHDLSPPIAHPSLYSKFIYLTDDFAAKLADFGYGEETTEKMKDCGDNDLHQMDWPYDNLESNIYNFGVLLLEIISGKLPYSPEQGFIVNWAVDYLTDKDSIGYMIDPTLKSFKNNELDIICEVIQLCIHPDAKQRPTIKEITTKLKSVMDISPDAATPKLSPLWWAELQILSA, encoded by the exons ATGAGCAGCCAATGGGACCTTTATGGGTTTCCACTGAGCTGGATCTTTCTtgtggttttcattttccacCTCAAGATCGAACTATGCTACTCATTGAATCCCGAAG GTGCGGCTTTGTTGGAGTTTCGTGCAAGGGTGGATTCTGACCCTTATGGTGTCTTCTCTAATTGGAACCCCAAGGATAATAGCCCCTGCATGTGGTCGGGAGTTCATTGTCGTGACGGTAAAGTGGAAAAGTT GGATTTAAGTGAATTTGCTCTAGGAGGAATCCTGGCACCTGAGATAGGGAAACTTAGCAACTTAAGATCTCT CATCCTCTATAGGAACAATTTCTCAGGGGTCATCCCCAAAGAGATACACACACTTACCAAGCTAGAGCTATTAGACCTGAGGCATAACAACCTGGATGGTCAGATTCCTGCTGAATTCAGAAATTTATTGTCAATGAAGCATGT CCTTCTTTGCAACAATAATTTTGAAGATGGATTACTTCCTGAGCTGAGAAATCTTTGCATAAGATTAGTGGTGCAGTCTAGTCAAGGCTTTCTTG GATCTAGTGAATCATATGCACAGCGACATGTCGAGCACCTTCTTGTTTCTGTAGGCCGCAAACTTCTAGCTGACAAGGATTTGATTTCTTCTAGTGGCGGAACGAATGGAAAAAGTGGCGGTGGCCCGACCACTAAGCCTCCTTCGGGGTCACCTTTTGGTGCTAAAATTCTCCCTTCTCCTTCCAGTACACCTCCAGTTTCTCCATCTCCAccaccttcttcatctcctAGAACACCTCCAATTGCTGAACCTGCATCACCTTCTACTGCTTCTCCTAGCACTACATCTAAAGGGCCACAAGTTAAGTGGATTTATGCTATTATTGTTGCTTCTGCTGTGGCTGTTGTTATGGTCGCCAGTATTGCACTGCTTTTTATGTGCCGAAGTCGAGGTGTGGCTGCAATTGGGCCTTTTAAGACTGGACTAAGTGGTCAGTTACAGAAGGCATTTGTGACAG GTGCACCTAAGCTCAATAGACCAGAAGTGCAAGCTGCTTGTGAAGATTTTAGCAATATCATCGGTACTTTGGCTGATTGCACAATATATAAAGGGACCCTCTCTAGTGGAGTTGAAATAGCTGTAACATGCCCTACAGCTACATATTCTAAAGACTGGTCAAGATGTTCTGAGTTTTACTTCCGGAAAAAG ATTGACACATTGTCTCGCCTGAACCACAAGAACTTTGTCAATCTTCTTGGTTATTGTATTGACGAGCAGCCTTTTACTAGAATAATGGTCTTTGAATATGCTCCAAATGGGACCCTTTATGAACATTTACATG TTAAGGAAGCTGAGGCCTTGGATTGGAGTACAAGAATGAGGATTGTCATGGGAGTGGCTTATTGCTTACAGTTTATGCATGACCTAAGTCCGCCAATAGCTCATCCTAGTCtatattcaaaatttatttatctaACAGATGATTTCGCTGCTAAG CTGGCAGATTTTGGTTATGGAGAGGAAACAACGGAGAAGATGAAGGACTGTGGTGATAATGATTTGCATCAAATGGACTGGCCTTATGATAATCTGGAGAGCAACATTTACAACTTTGGAGTTCTTTTGTTGGAAATCATTTCTGGAAAGCTTCCTTATTCACCAGAACAAGGATTTATTGTTAATTGG GCCGTTGATTACTTGACTGATAAGGATAGTATTGGATACATGATTGACCCAACATTGAAGTCCTTCAAAAACAACGAGCTAGACATCATCTGTGAAGTCATTCAACTATGCATTCATCCTGATGCTAAACAAAGACCAACAATCAAGGAGATAACTACGAAATTGAAGTCAGTCATGGATATCTCACCTGATGCTGCGACACCAAAGCTTTCTCCCCTTTGGTGGGCAGAGCTCCAGATACTTTCAGCATAA